Proteins from one Hemibagrus wyckioides isolate EC202008001 linkage group LG16, SWU_Hwy_1.0, whole genome shotgun sequence genomic window:
- the LOC131367168 gene encoding uncharacterized protein LOC131367168, which produces MMQGDLEASKIHFQDIIRKQCLEENQLRKECKKLEEKLRVPQSQRLRQADIRCVQQLRALLKRRDELDKCVEKERLIQIQSVQKKLEEHKRKAHARHTEEVTHKLENKLERTLIRHNKKVVKKHQLKEEIEKLQKDHVHFQQLHHCQHEELQKVQQEIAELMTMIEEEHDVREKILTKLENLKEKNEKNKKKRLQQIAEVDELKRQLEVEQRLDKFIETKCRERKGLEEAQLRRGEEKFIFYYRYLTEQRREIEDLKAEIRSTKEEMEKLRDRRSEEPPTLNQQRDIESQIQELTEILDQLNTGVSDLYHEIGCDPPLDKVLSCPGWLKDSSLTIHLRLLAQKTSELVAVQNFIKFKDQDQELAQVPALVVQPPAEQPLEFSDMDQVSIPDYDKRPLTLEELRQFVTKMKK; this is translated from the exons ATGATGCAGGGTGATTTGGAGGCCAGCAAAATCCATTTCCAGGACATTATCCGCAAGCAGTG TCTGGAGGAAAATCAACTGCGTAAGGAGTGCAAGAAATTGGAGGAGAAACTGCGTGTGCCTCAGAGTCAGCGGCTCAGGCAGGCTGACATCCGCTGTGTCCAGCAGCTCCGGGCTCTCCTGAAGCGCCGCGACGAGCTCGAcaagtgtgtggaaaaagagaGACTCATTCAA ATCCAGAGTGTTCAGAAGAAACTGGAAGAGCATAAGCGGAAGGCTCACGCTCGCCACACTGAAGAGGTCACTCACAAGCTGGAAAATAAACTGGAACGC ACTCTCATTCGCCACAACAAGAAGGTGGTGAAGAAACATCAGCTGAAAGAGGAGATAGAGAAGCTGCAAAAGGACCATGTTCATTTCCAGCAGCTGCACCACTGTCAGCATGAG GAGCTTCAGAAAGTCcagcaggagattgctgaacTCATGACCATGATAGAGGAAGAACATGATGTCAG ggagAAAATACTGACAAAACTGGAGAATTTGAAGGAGAAGAatgagaagaataagaagaaacgGCTTCAACAAATcgctgaggtggatgagctgaaGAGGCAGCTTGAAGTGGAGCAACGTCTTGATAAGTTCATAGAAACTAAGTGTCGTGAGAGGAAAGGACTGGAGGAGGCACAACTCAGACGCG gtgaagaaaAGTTCATCTTTTACTATAGATACCTTACTGAGCAAAGAAGAGAGATTGAGGATTTGAAAGCTGAAATCAGATCG AcaaaagaggagatggagaagtTGAGAGATCGGAGATCGGAAGAACCCCCCACCCTCAATCAGCAGAGAGACATTGAATCTCAGATCCAGGAACTCACTGAGATCCTGGATCAGCTTAATACAG ggGTGAGCGACTTGTATCATGAGATCGGTTGCGATCCTCCGTTGGACAAAGTGCTCAGTTGTCCAGGTTGGCTTAAAGACTCCAGCCTTACAATTCACCTGAGGCTACTGGCCCAGAAAACCAGTGAGCTGGTCGCTGTCCAGAATTTCATCAAATTCAAG gatcaggatcaggaacTAGCTCAGGTGCCGGCTCTTGTCGTTCAGCCTCCTGCCGAGCAGCCTCTTGAATTTAG TGATATGGATCAAGTGAGTATCCCCGATTATGACAAGCGACCTTTGACCCTGGAAGAACTTCGCCAGTTCGTTACGAAAATg aaaaagtga